GAATGGAATCAGATAGCTCTGTGAAGCCCAAATATTTGGTAACTCCCACAACAAAGAGCCCAGTAAAAGTTCAAGATTTTGCTAATGGTCCAGGGTAGTTGAGATATTCATAAGTTGAGTTAGAAGTTGAAACTTCAAGTTAAAAATCAGCAACCTGGCTTTTAGCAGGTGGGCTCACAGCAGTAGGCACAGCAGGCGGGGCGGCAGGAGGACTGTCCACAGTAGGATGGGCGGCAGCAGGAGGCCTGGGCATGGTGCAGCTGGCAGCAGGATGGGGGTATGCAGCTCACCACACAGCAGGGGGGCAGGACGGTGCCCTCCACGCGGCAGTCAGGGCGGCACCACCTGGTGCGGCAGCTCACAGCTCCGGAGCCACCCTCCAGGCCGTAGCCGGTGCCATAGCCGGTGCCATAGCCAGTGCCACAGCCGGTTCCACAGGAGCTGGTAGTGAAGCAGgttggctggcagcagctggagccACAGGTCCCAGCGGTGGAGCAGCTGGGGAACCCACAGAAGTTAGTGGAGCAGCAGGCCATGGTGTCGGGAGCTGGCTGAGAGTTGGGTTGCTGGGAGGAGTTTTTGAGTTTTGGCAATGACTTCCACAATGGGCCTTTTATAAGCCTTGACCAGCTATTATTTACATAATTCCCAAAGTCTCTTCCTTGTTTGTGTTTAAGAAATTTGTCTCTGAATGATAATTACCTGTCCCTGAGTTATTTGTTGAACCTCCAAAAGCCTTTAAAAGTTGATTTAATATGGTCTTCAATTAGGAGTCTTGACCGTGGTGAAGTAGTCATTAGTGTTCATTGACTACCTGACCCCTTGTCACATGTATGTGTAAAATTTGCTCATTGCCCTGAAAATAATTGCCTTGTGCCTCACCTTTAAGGAGTGTCAGGATTACTCAATGTTGACCCTGATAATTGAGGTCCTGGGTCTCACATGACAGTTTACTTCCCAGGATCCCAGCCAGTGTTGACTGCTGCCCCTTTGCATTCCTCATCTTCACTTTGGCCAGAAAGGGATGCTTTCTTTGGGACTAAGAAATGTGAATAAACTGTTATTGATAAGCTTTTTGGAGCACT
The sequence above is a segment of the Manis pentadactyla isolate mManPen7 chromosome 4, mManPen7.hap1, whole genome shotgun sequence genome. Coding sequences within it:
- the LOC118911140 gene encoding keratin-associated protein 1-3-like; this encodes MACCSTNFCGFPSCSTAGTCGSSCCQPTCFTTSSCGTGCGTGYGTGYGTGYGLEGGSGAVSCRTRWCRPDCRVEGTVLPPCCVVSCIPPSCCQLHHAQASCCRPSYCGQSSCRPACCAYCCEPTC